Within the Flavobacterium sp. 9R genome, the region TCGAACATTAAGTTGCCAATGCACCAAAGCTATGATGAATTAATCGTTGGCGATACCATTGGTTCTCTAATCGATAAAGGATTCTTGGCGCGTGCTGTTACTTATAGTTATGATGTGGGATTAACTTCTCTAAAGGTCGGAATCAATGGAGATTATACCGTAAAATCCTCAGATGATTTATATACCAATATGGCCATGCAAGAAAAATTATTGCATGCCTACACTGAAAAATCTTTAGGCAAGAAAACCTTAATTTTTAATAACGGTATCAATACCTCTTTGTACGTCTACGAAACCTTCCGCGAAGCAGGTTATCCGATTCGTCATTTAGACAATACCAGTAATAACGAGGAACGAAAAGAAATTTTACATTGGTTCAAGCATACACCAGATGCTATTTTGACCTCAGTAGGGATTTTGACTACTGGATTTGATGAGCCAACTGTAGAAACCATTATATTGAATCGTGCCACAAAATCATTGACGCTTTATTTCCAAATGATTGGTCGTGGTTCAAGAAAATTGCCTGGAAAAGACGAATTTACAGTTATCGATTTAGGTAATAATGCAGCACGTTTTGGTCTTTGGAGTGAACCAGTAAATTGGCAACATATCTTCAAATCTCCTGAGTTTTATCTTGAAAACTTGCGTGATGACCACGAAATCGAGTTGCATTTCAAATACCAAATGTCTCCAGAATTAAGAGCCAAATTTAGCAATACTGCAGATGTGACTTTTGATGTTGATGAAGAACATAAATTGGCAATTAAGCAAAATTTGCGTTCAAAAGTAGTTCTTGATAAATCTCTAGACCAACATGCTTCTATGTGTGTTGACAATGCAGAGTTACCTCAAGAAGCCAGAGCCTTAGCCAAAGAATTGGATGAAGATATTGAATGTCGCATCAAACGTTATTCAAAATGTCTAAGCCAGTGCAGTAAAAACTACCGCGAATGGCTAGTTGATGATTACAAACAAAAACTAACCTTATTAATAGGTAAAAAATACAGAGAAAAAGTCTTAAGTGAATTGGATTAATTTTCAGGAGCTTTTTCCGGCTGTCCACTGTATCTTTTCTTTTTTTAAAGAAAAAAAAGAAAAGGATGCCGTTCCCATCCGGGCTATATAAGGAAACAAACAAGAATTTCAAAAACAGAAAAAATGTCAAAACAATTCTCAGATTTAGGGCTTTCAGCACCCATTGTCAAAGCGATTACCGAAATGGGAATTGTAACACCGACAGAAATTCAGTCTGAAATTATCCCATTAGCCTTGGCGAATACCACCGATTTAGTTGGAATTGCTAAGACAGGAACGGGGAAAACAGCCGCTTTTGGATTACCTCTTTTAGATAAAATTGATGTTACTAATTCTACGGTTCAAGCCGTTATTTTAGTGCCAACTAGAGAATTAGGCAATCAGATTTTTGATAATTTAGTACAATTCGCTAAGTACCAACCTGCTATTTCAATTGCTGTTACTTGCGGAGGAGTTCCTATAAAACCCCAGGTTGAACGTTTGTCTCAACCTACGCATATTGTTATTGCAACACCTGGTCGTTTGATCGATTTAATTGAACGCAAAGCTCTAGATTTAAAAGCAACTTCCTTTTTGATTCTCGATGAAGCCGATGAAATGGTTTCAATTTTAAAGGATAGTTTAGACACCATTGTTGCTGAGTTGCCGAAAAAACATCAAACCTATCTTTTTACGGCTACACTTCCTGGTACTATAAAACAACTCATCCAAAATTACTTGAACAAAAACGTAGTCCAAGTAAGTGCTAGTATGGAAACTATGGGTAATCAAGGAATTGACCATAAGTATATCATAGTGGATCCAATAGAGAAACTAGATGTTTTAATGCATTTTTTGAATACAAAAGAAGGAGAGCGCGGTATAATTTTTTGTAAAACCAAAGCAGCAGTTAACAAATTAGCTAAAAACTTAGCCATTAATAAATTTTCATCTGGAGCTTTACACGGAAGTTTGTCACAAGGAATTAGAGATAGAATTATGGACCAATTCCGTCAAGGGCATATCAATATTTTGATTGCAACCGATTTGGCTGCACGTGGTATAGACGTAGCTGCGATTTCTTATGTCGTGAATTATCATTTACCAGATACGTATGAAGCTTACGTACATCGTAGTGGAAGAACCGCTAGAGCAGGAGCTAATGGACTTTCATTAACCGTTTTACAAGCTGAAGAAGAAGCAGAAATTGCTGATTTTGAACGAGAATTAGGTTTGCAATTTTCCAAATATCAAAAGCCATCAACGGCTAGTATTGAAGAGAATAACGCACTTTTATGGGCAAAACAAATCTTCAAAACCAAACCTAATCACGAGTTAGAAGCTGAATTCAAAACCAAAATCAAAACTATTTTTCATCATCTTACCAAAGAAGAATTGATCGAAAAATTAATCGCCAATTATTGGTTACAAAACAAAACAGAACCTACAGAAAAGCCTGTTAAAAAATTCAAAAACTAAATTTTTCTGCTGATTTATTGTTGTATTTTTATTGAGTACAAATAAAAGAAATAACACATAGAAAGCGTAAAATGTTTGTCTATTGTGAGTTTAACTTCTAAATCAGCAAAAGATGCATATTGTAATTATTGGTGGAGGTTTCGGAGGTATTAATTTGGCCAAAGCATTAACTAATGAAAAAGGTATTACTGTCACATTAGTCGACAAAAATAACTACAATTTTTTTCCTCCATTAATTTATCAAGTAGCCACAGCTTTTTTAGAACCTTCAAGTATAAGTTATCCGTTTCGTAAATTTTTTGCAGGAAAAAAGAATTTGCAATTTCGCTTAGGTGAGTTACTTGAAGTTATATCAAACGAGAACAAGGTTATTCTAAATAATGGAGAATTAGTTTACGATCAATTGGTTTTCGCTACAGGAGCAGAGACTAGCTATTTTGGAATGGAAAATGTAAGGAAAAATGCCATTCCAATGAAAACGCTCAACGACGCTATTGAGATGCGAAATACCTTGTTAAAAAATCTAGAAAAAGCAGCGATTTGTAAGGACATTCGAAAACGCAGAAAATTACTAACTATTGTAGTTGCTGGTGGTGGTCCCACAGGAGTTGAAGTTTCTGGTATGTTTGCAGAAATGCGAAAAAGTATACTCATCAAAGAATATCCAGAATTAGAAACATCTGCCAGTAATATTTATTTGGTCGATGGTGGTGAGGCTTTATTGTCACCAATGAGTGTTGCCTCTCAACAAGATACACTCGAAGCGGTGACAAAACTTGGTGTAGTTGTAAAATTGAATACTCGTGTAGTTGACTACAAAGACGATACCGTATTTTTTGAGGACGGTAACACGATTCAAACAAAGAACTTAATTTGGGCTGCTGGTGTAACAGCCAGAGAATTCGAAGGCATTCCTGCAGAAAGTTATGGTCGTGGAAAAAGAATGTTGACCGATGCATTTAATAAAGTAATCGGTACCACAAACATTTTTGCTATAGGTGACACTTGTTTACAATTAACGGATGAAAATTTTCCGCAAGGGCATCCACAAGTAGCACAAGTTGCCATTCAACAAGGTTTAAATTTAGCTGATAATTTCAAAAAAATACTTCAACAAGACACACTTAAACCATTTGTTTACAAGGACAAAGGTTCAATGGCAATTATTGGAAAAAACAAAGCTGTTGTAGATTTACCAAAACCAAGTCTTCATTTTAAAGGTTTTTTTGCTTGGATGATTTGGCTCTTTGTTCATTTAATGTCATTGATAACTTATAGAAACCGTATCAATACTTTTTATCATTGGATGATTGCCTATTTTTCAAAAGACCAATCGTTGCGTATGATTATTCGTCCAAATAAAAGAATCAAAGAAGAAGTTCCTAAGTAAGTTATTGATTTTATAACTGTTAAAAGCTATTGTCATTATTTGAACTATAATTTATATTATGTAAAATAGAATTTTCAATATTTTAAAACAACTTGCTCTTTGCTCGAAATATTAAAATCTCGGAAGTTTAACGAAATTGATATAAAGCACAAAAAAAAGCACCAATTGGTGCTTTTAT harbors:
- a CDS encoding NAD(P)/FAD-dependent oxidoreductase, whose protein sequence is MHIVIIGGGFGGINLAKALTNEKGITVTLVDKNNYNFFPPLIYQVATAFLEPSSISYPFRKFFAGKKNLQFRLGELLEVISNENKVILNNGELVYDQLVFATGAETSYFGMENVRKNAIPMKTLNDAIEMRNTLLKNLEKAAICKDIRKRRKLLTIVVAGGGPTGVEVSGMFAEMRKSILIKEYPELETSASNIYLVDGGEALLSPMSVASQQDTLEAVTKLGVVVKLNTRVVDYKDDTVFFEDGNTIQTKNLIWAAGVTAREFEGIPAESYGRGKRMLTDAFNKVIGTTNIFAIGDTCLQLTDENFPQGHPQVAQVAIQQGLNLADNFKKILQQDTLKPFVYKDKGSMAIIGKNKAVVDLPKPSLHFKGFFAWMIWLFVHLMSLITYRNRINTFYHWMIAYFSKDQSLRMIIRPNKRIKEEVPK
- a CDS encoding DEAD/DEAH box helicase yields the protein MSKQFSDLGLSAPIVKAITEMGIVTPTEIQSEIIPLALANTTDLVGIAKTGTGKTAAFGLPLLDKIDVTNSTVQAVILVPTRELGNQIFDNLVQFAKYQPAISIAVTCGGVPIKPQVERLSQPTHIVIATPGRLIDLIERKALDLKATSFLILDEADEMVSILKDSLDTIVAELPKKHQTYLFTATLPGTIKQLIQNYLNKNVVQVSASMETMGNQGIDHKYIIVDPIEKLDVLMHFLNTKEGERGIIFCKTKAAVNKLAKNLAINKFSSGALHGSLSQGIRDRIMDQFRQGHINILIATDLAARGIDVAAISYVVNYHLPDTYEAYVHRSGRTARAGANGLSLTVLQAEEEAEIADFERELGLQFSKYQKPSTASIEENNALLWAKQIFKTKPNHELEAEFKTKIKTIFHHLTKEELIEKLIANYWLQNKTEPTEKPVKKFKN
- a CDS encoding DEAD/DEAH box helicase — translated: MLEDTLEIRVEDKKELYAYQKGDIDAIFERIDNAPNNHHLLYQLPTGGGKTVVFSEIVRRYLSQHDKKVVVLTHRIELCKQTSKMLKGFDVKNKIINSKVKELPDQNDYSCFVAMVETLKNRINDEKLHLDNIGLVIIDEAHYNSFRKLLSSFKNAFILGVTATPLSSNIKLPMHQSYDELIVGDTIGSLIDKGFLARAVTYSYDVGLTSLKVGINGDYTVKSSDDLYTNMAMQEKLLHAYTEKSLGKKTLIFNNGINTSLYVYETFREAGYPIRHLDNTSNNEERKEILHWFKHTPDAILTSVGILTTGFDEPTVETIILNRATKSLTLYFQMIGRGSRKLPGKDEFTVIDLGNNAARFGLWSEPVNWQHIFKSPEFYLENLRDDHEIELHFKYQMSPELRAKFSNTADVTFDVDEEHKLAIKQNLRSKVVLDKSLDQHASMCVDNAELPQEARALAKELDEDIECRIKRYSKCLSQCSKNYREWLVDDYKQKLTLLIGKKYREKVLSELD